The Apostichopus japonicus isolate 1M-3 chromosome 12, ASM3797524v1, whole genome shotgun sequence sequence TCACCAAATCAAGGATTTTATACCATCGTGCGCTTCCCTGAAGTTCGCAGTAAAGGAGAATCACTTTACGTTTACGCAATCTTTACTGACGAAATATCAACAGAAGAGAAAATTAGCATCGACAAAGATGTCAACAGTTTCAGCAGCGACTTCGTTGAAGCGGGAACCGTAAGCAGCGGAGAAAATCTCTTCGGGTGCTATATAAAGATCAATCTCCCCGGTAGCCGTTCGGATCAATATAAGGTTGGCACCTACACCGCGACATTCATGCCAAACAACGGACCAATACAACACAGTATTGCGCTGGTTAAATCCAAAAGTCGTAAGTGAAAGGCTTCCTGTTGATGAAATGACGAATTTTGAGCTTTTCAAGATATGAAAAGGCAATGGTATTTCATGTGAAATTATGACTTAAGAACAATACGACACATGTCGACCATACCTTTTCGATTGAAAACAAGTTATTTACTGAAGTAATAATAAATGTATGTTAAAAGTGTCACATGACTGTGTAAGGCCTCAGATGACGTGACAGATAATTCAGTTGTCTCATAGAATTGCATATAGATGTTCATGGGaatgtaaataatgtaaaaaaaaagtaaaaagtaagAATGGATCAGAAAAGATCTCGTCACATTTTCCATGTGTCCCTATAGTCTTAGTCAATTACGTTCATTACACTAATTGCACCTTTCAACATTTCTATTTCCTCAGAAATCTTAAACACGAGAGGTCTTTTCTCACTTACGGTATATCCGGCATCTGGCGATCGAGGTGAAACAAGACTTGACCATTCCACGCGGGCAATTAACCTTCCTTGGTCACCAGGTTGTAATAAGATTAGGTGGATCAAAGATGGTCGACTAGTTAATACTGGACGTCAATTGCAGCTAAGGAAAATTAAAAACGCCGGCGGTATCTACAACATCCAGCAGCGATCCAGAGGTAAAAGAGGCATATTCGTGCCGTTCCAAGTCACAGTGGCAAGTAAGTAATTAACCGGCTAAGCAAGCAAAATGACAAATCTCATCGCTTCTGAGCTGAACAAAAATATCAGTTATATGCTATGTGGAAACAGAAAACACCTGAAGCAAAAATGTAcatcatgtgacgtcacacgtcACTGACCATCATCTACATGGGCAGTAATTATAATTCTTTACATTAATGTTTTGATACCTTTATTAACTTGCTCTCTTGGGGGAGTAACAACCTTGCTCTGTACGTATCTTTTGTTGTTGATctctttttttgtaaatatatttttgcttttgttaCGTTTTCTTGTTAAGTGATTAGTTTGTAAGTGTTCGTATCAAAGTTTTTTTACGTCATTTTTGGTTTCGCCTCATTTATACAGGCTGTCCTTTGGATATGTACTTTAACGAAGGATCCAACAGCTGCGTCAATCGTGGAAGAATTTGCCGAAATGGCGGTGTAGGACGGGACAAAGAAGATACATGTCTTTGCCCAATATATCTTTCTGAACCGACTTGTTCATACGGTAAACAATGGATAACAATTGTGTCttatcatatatatgcatagtgtCCGCTCTactgggaaaaaaaaagagatactAATACCCTAATTTCATTCATACCGTTCGCGATAGTCAGTGTTAACAGAGCAAAGATAGTTTTGTGAAGTCTTTCATAACGATATATGACtatgattattataataattactattatgatgatgattgttgtcattattatatatacatatatatatatatatatgtatatatatatttatgtatatatatatatatgtttatatatatgaattataataacaacaatcgtaatcacaatatatatatatatatataaatatatatatatatatatatatgggtgtgtgtgtgtgtatttatcgatccatccatccattcatatTTATGACCAactaatatatgtatgtatgtatttatgtatgcaagcaagaactcgcgaagaagccatcattggcttatcaaacccgcaagctgaccgaagtcagtctcttagattcatatttaacgactatgattataaattgtcaattgtcaaaaaTTATGTAACTGGgagacaaacattaatcttggagtgactcgaactcggagCCTTATAATTAAAAGGCACCGGCGCgagttaaccactgagctacgATGTAACACTACACTGAGCCACCACTCCATATCTAGTTAGTACTATAGGCCTAAGGTTGTACTGACTCTCGCAGACGCAGGATCCCCATACTTATCCCCTTACCAGCTCTCTGTACGTATGCTATATTATGAAGTTACATCAGTTCCTATGATATTAAAAGGGTGATCGACCTCTCAATCTCAGTAAGACACGGTTCCACCTACCCTTCATCCACGAATAACGCCCGTCTTTTCTTTGCCACGATCATACATTCAAGGTGTCAAATTGTTTCTTCATATAGTTATTGACAAACCTCAAACCTGTGATAAAAgtatccagtggcggagctaggggtattggtcacggggggggggggcgagaatggtctgtaggggcgctttcgacactatctaagcggagcgccacccaggttggcgcggagcgcagagaattttttgagtaaagatactccctagatcaccggaaattaccctttccgggccttgctaatttgcagatacacgaagaataaataggtatcatcgccattttgtcagaaaattacaccaacaaaatttgacaaatgtcaataggtatttgagaccgcaataaaaaagtcaataatcgcgaataagtaaaaagtggtaaaaagctgaaaaaggcgGCAGCAGTtcagtccgtcaggggggggggcatccgcccctctgactgtatggacgctccgccactgggggaATGTTGGACAATGTTCCACACATTCTCAGTATAAGCGTGTTCGAAGAATGTCACCTTGCTGATGTAGGAGGCAATACTGTGGCCTGACTCAGATGTACGGTTGCGCTGGCCGGGGTAATACTATTCAAACAATCGGATCCTGTACATCTGGTGGTTCACTGTACAGTTAACACCCTGCAGGGATACTCCTGTTAGTGCCAGTTTACCTATCTGGGAAAGCACTGCTATTCTACACTGTTAGAGAACCTTCTGAATGTCTGAATCTAGAaatggttttatttttaatctagAATATTTTCATCTGCCATGGACCCGCCCGCCCCTTCTGAATCCAGTTTGTGGTTTGCTATGTAATCACGGCAGTTGTTTTTTCATAGAGTTACTTTCCTACCATAATACTGTTGTGGATTTGTCCTTGAAACGTGGTTCACTCAACTGTCTCCTCAGCCGTCAATCTTCTATGCCTTAATCACATCACTAAATCGTCTGTGTGTCAGATGCACTCATTCGATTTCACAAAATTACAAACATAAACTTATATTCGCTATGTTTTTGACTTTTGACCCCAAAaacaagggggtgggggtaaatGACATCATCGACAGGAACATCTCTTCAAGATGAATTCCGTCCCCTCAattatattcattcatttgaaTCTCAAAACTCTATTAATTGACAATGCGGGCTCACATAGATATCATGAGAGAAATTGTCTCATTTCGATTTTCTGTTTGACAGGGTTCTTGCGAGGTGTGTTTTTTCAAACTCCTTCGTTCATCCTGGGTCTAGCCACAGGGGAAGACTTGCGGTGTGCAAACCTTCCAGGTACGGCGGACACAACGTGTAAAGGATTGCTATTTTGTTTGGGGGATTTATTTGGATGTCAATGCGCTCCAGGGTGGCATGGCAATTCTTGTGATAAACGTAAGTACATACTGAATCCCATTTTCTCATATTTGGCTACGTGGaatcatgtatatatttatctcACGTTGCATtttgagcaagcaaaataataataatatgtcaAGTTACTGCGGCCGCTATCGATACTTAGGAGGCACGAAATACACTTATATAAATTCCGTAGAATGCCGTTCCCAGGAGCATTTTTGTTACTTTCCATTTCCATTCATCATCTCTTCCCTGTCACCTCCACATCTTCCCATCGCCTCCTCTTCCCTCCTCTTACTTTATGGTAAAATGCATAGGCACCTATTAATTCATTGCTTAGCTATAGTTCGCTATATGAGATAACACCATTGAAATGTgcgtcttaaaaaaaaatcgctaaaatggaaatggaaattTGTAAAGGATGTTTCAGAGTGAGTTAAAAGCAATTTTCCCCTCTATTGATTGGTCACTTACTGTCACTAACTGTCACTTACTGTCACTTACTAGTAATAATTCCTCTCCGTCTCCGTCCCCTCTCTTTCTCAATGAATGGCATCTAAAACAGGCTTTCCCTATTCCTAGTCTTGTACACAAACTATATGAAATATTCATTTATCTAACTTATCTCAATTGTCAGAGGGTATTGGCCATCCATTGGCCAATATTCTCTGACAATTAAGGTACTGCactaagagagaaaaaaggggAAGGGAATGTTAAGAAATTAATTATACTGCCACAAACTGCATCTGCAGATCAGATATTATATAGGGTAGTGGGCTTACATGAGACGACAACCTGAATTAGGTTGGGATAGCCATTGCTTTCAATCGTTTGCTCCCTGTATCATCAAAACATGTCATCTTGGAGATGTGCAAGTTTGACTGTGTGTACTTTGTCTGTGGTCTATGTTAgtcttgaaatgtttttttttttcatttctaatgTTTTTGTGCTGTAATTCATTGAAGATTTGTTAAACGATTGAATACATGTCCGAGCTGTCTAGACTcagcaaatatttctttttggaCAGTTAAGGAACCCGCCGTCAAACACTTTCAGAGTAAAATTCCTACTGCACATATGcaatatatagcctacttaTTCATTCATGGAAGTGTGGCAGTAGCTCATTAAGTAAGTGCTGATAATTTGGTACATAATAATGCTCCTTTAAACCTCCTTCACTAGATTTGTTTGAGACATTTGGCAAGGTCAGCATCCACATAAGATGGTTACTACAGAACTGTCGTTATGTCAAACACCAACCAGTGGGTTGAAGGTTGAAATATAGACATGGCCCTACAAACTCCAcggaaaatgaataaaatttgaataaagtttAAACAATTTTACAAGTCAGAAGCAAACCATCAAAGAATTTCGACTCTCTTAACACGTATACAGAGGTGTTTGCAACATTCAGTTGTGGACACCAACCAAGTAAACAGCTGATATGTTCTGCAAAATTTACATCCTATGTTTTCCAACATCCAGCATGTCAGGTCCCCATGTGTGGAGATGTCACATAGGCGCACTGTGAAgtctttcatgtttttttttcggttGGCACCATATTTAGCTAACGAATCATATCTGCTATCAGTCCCTTTAACAAATGTTAGTAATCAATGGTTCCGTCATGGTTTATCTAATATCTTGCGAATATTTGACAACATTTCAACAACTGCACTTTCTTTAGTAGCTCAAAGATCAATAGGCAGCATTTGACAACTGTGACAGACCGAGtattgaaaaaaaacccattgaTAACCGTTCCATTACAATTTGAACTGACAACGATCAGTTTTCCTAATACGACATTTGACCTGCACTTAAAACAACCACAATGAACAACCCACAAGAGGCATTGCACATATCAAGAATGAGATTCACCTAAGTTGAATTCATTGATTGTATACGTTCACAcggttttcccttttttttttatttggtttgATTACTGgtgactgcaaatgacctttgctccccccccccccccctaaaaaccaaTACCAGCAGAGAATCTATTCAGAGACACCTGcatacaaaatatgagattGATCAAAACTAGACTGATTGAGTTATCGTGAGCATTGATGACCTCCtctgacttttgacctccattATTAACTCCTTCAAAAATAATTCTCATCGACGTGAACCTACAGTACGACCCATGTATCTGATACTCGCTAACACgtgtttttgttattgttatgtatTGGCCactgatgacctcaaatgacatttgaccccaACCAGTTACAGACGTAGACGAGGAATCCTTTAGAGACATCTATGTACTTATTCTGCAGACATACATGATAT is a genomic window containing:
- the LOC139977196 gene encoding uncharacterized protein, whose translation is MKTPLSALIFPLLLVVAFISLSHACSPNQGFYTIVRFPEVRSKGESLYVYAIFTDEISTEEKISIDKDVNSFSSDFVEAGTVSSGENLFGCYIKINLPGSRSDQYKVGTYTATFMPNNGPIQHSIALVKSKSQILNTRGLFSLTVYPASGDRGETRLDHSTRAINLPWSPGCNKIRWIKDGRLVNTGRQLQLRKIKNAGGIYNIQQRSRGKRGIFVPFQVTVASCPLDMYFNEGSNSCVNRGRICRNGGVGRDKEDTCLCPIYLSEPTCSYGFLRGVFFQTPSFILGLATGEDLRCANLPGTADTTCKGLLFCLGDLFGCQCAPGWHGNSCDKLCPKGTWGTNCEQPCPAGCADCNPFESVNSFFNAPPLECL